Part of the Limanda limanda chromosome 23, fLimLim1.1, whole genome shotgun sequence genome is shown below.
GACACATGCAGGGAAATCTGCATATTTATCTCACCAGCAACAATTATTTATTCTAatgctcttctcctctgtgtcctttGTGCATATTGTATATGTACGTAAATTATGAATAAGATTATATTCAGCAGCTTCATCTTTTCCAGGAATATTTGATTTGTTCAGTCTTGGAGACAGTAAAAAACTAGAATCTGTTGTGATTGCAGTTAAAGTGTATGAAACACTCCAAACACTCAAATTACTACATGATGTCTGCAAAGCATGAGGCCGATTCCTCCAGTGAACAACAAAGAAACCTAAAAACCACTCAAGATGTTGCAATGAGctgaaatctctctctcacactcactcgaATCAACAATGGAGCCGTGcagcacaaatgaaaacatgcagcAACAACACGATGGGCTGCTCAAACAAGAGCAGACCTTCTCATTCGCGAGCCTGCGGCCTGTGAAGAACGGTGACAGCCCTGTTTGGAGAACTTTATGGAAACTGGCGTCGCGTCAGAATCGTTTTGTGAAGCTGCAGGCGAGGAATTTGGGGTAAATGCTGGATCTTGCCATTCTTAAAGGAGGAGTGGCGTCTGAGGCCTGCAGGCGGCTAAATGATACTCTATGCAAACGCACACATGCCAGACTGGGACGTCAGGGTAAGGCTGGTAACGCCGAGGAGCAGCAGGCAGCCTAAATAAAGAAGACTTGCTAACCACAAGGCCAGAACAGCTCCGACTCGGGACTCAACCACAAACCCGGCAGACACCCAAAATGCCCGGCTTCATCACAGCGTCTGTATTATGACACAGATATAGGTCAGCAGTGCCGAAGCAAATCTGCAGATTATCTCTGCCAGGTTTTTTTATGCTCCGATCAGACCAAATCCTCTGAAGTGGATTCACTGTTAAGTGGAGTTCAGTAGTTTGAACCAGTGGTCGGAACCATCTATAAATGGGAGGTGGTATTAAGGTCTCATGATGCGTGGAGTTTCTCACGCTTAAAGCTTCTGGTGTCTATTTTCGGGGGGGAAACTGTGCACAGGAGCGTAAAGTTGACTCTGGGAAACTTGAGTCTTGTAGctggaaaggaaagaaagagttGGCAGCTAAACCAAtacataaaaagacaaatacagagaattaaaagtgtttttctatCGCATGTGTTCCTGCGTGTGCTGGATGAAAAGGAGCAAAGACGTAAGAAAACTCAAAGCTAGCATTTCCCACAGTTGGAAGTGATTATTAAAACTACAGGAGCCGTCTTTACTGCTCCACCGCTTGGCTTCCACTTTGTTTACTAAGGTAAAGCTGAGGGCCAGCCCGGCCTGCAGGAGCTCCACTGGGCGTGTGAACATCCAGCCTGGACGGGAGCCGGCCTCGGCCTGGACTCCGGTTGATTTATCACATATGTTATGTTATTCATAATTGATGGGTACTTAGTGTGACAACAGGtttgagaggagaagagggcaCGTTTAAAAATAGCCAGGACGCCGACCATCATCTCATCCATTATTAAACACAGCGCAGAGATCTGATCTGACATTCATTATGCCACTGTGGACTAATACAGAATTAATGCGCTACTATGGCATAATGGTCAAGTGTGGAGGTGATTATCAAGACTAAATAATGGATTGTGGTCCGTGTATATCAGGTTAGAGGTTCATCACCATCCGTGCTTCTTGTTTTCTCATTTCAGTCTTTGGTTTGAACCTGAAATCTGTCAATCCAACACCAACACGCTTCATGGAGTTGTTGAATAAATTCTGAGGAAACAGCTGCACGAGGACTACAGTCAAAAATAGAGGAAGCGTTTCCCAGAGGCACCATAACAGGTGCATAGGCCCAATAAtgctaaatatataatttaagaGGTGTTACAACCATTAGCACGTCATGGGagaggtaaaaaacaaaacagatgtaAAAGGTTAAAATTTGTTTATTGCTGTCCAAATCTAAGAAGTAAATATAACCAATAGAAAGTCAAATCCCACCtcaatttacatttaaagaaatattaCTTCATACAAAACGTTAGAAACAAGAGCCAATTTCTGCTAATTCAGCTAAACTAAATCAGTCAAAGGACACCAAGTCTACACATGAGTGAGTTTAGTCTAAAGTGATGAGTCAAACTGATTTCTTGTGTCGTCTGTGGCTCCGCACGGAAAACAAGAGTGAAAACCTGTTGAGGAAATCTGTTGGAAAGAATCTAATAAATTGATCAAATGCATCTTTGTggtatataaaaatggacacGTCTCAGTCCTCAAGTCTCACTTAGACTAAGAGGGACTATATTACAAGATCAGTGGGACCacggggagagggagagaagccaTAATtatcagataaaaaaacattagctgcagacacagacacacacactagtcCCCTCAGTGTTTGGACAAGTCtcacaaacaagagacagaagaagaggaaacagtcaGGGTCGTCTGAGGCAGCAGCTTCAGGCCAGTTTCACCTTTGTCATCGCTGATCAGCTGTTTCTATCAAACCTCTCTGGTTGCAGGGCCCACCTCAGGGGCTCAGGTGACAGGATGGAGTACAgaagtgtgtgtccatgtgtgtgagagcgtgtgtgtgtgtgtgtgtgtcctctttcTCATCCCTTCAGAGTTGCtggtgtgtgttacagtaaccTGGCAACCCCTTTGAGAAAGTTGTAACAACAGAccccctgcagagacacagcgGTGCAATATGTCATAAACGAGATTGGGCACTGCCCCTTGAGCAAGGCATTGAATTTGGTGCCAAATCTACAGGCAGCAGGTCACCTCCATACAAAAAGTAAGGTCTCCATCTAACCTGAAGGAGCAGAACATGAGCTCTCACCACCAGCACTGAAGTCCTCACGGCCTCGGAGACGCTCTGCCTCAGCTCGGCGGCGGTGCCCGGCTTGTGGAGCCCCCGTGTGAACCTCCTGGCCTCGggtggagcagaagaagaagaagaagccatgGCACCGAGCACCTGTCATCGGGGTTCCACAGGACGAGTCCTGCGCTCCGGGGAATGTCCGGCGTGCGTAAACTGCGCACAGGCGCCGCTTCATCCGGCCATGGCGCTGGTTCCTCAACTCTCTATCAGCTCTGCTTGCAGGAGACAGCGGGCGATGGCTTCCAGgatccacaggagaggagaggaacatccacaggagaggagaggaacatccacaggagaggagaggaacatcCACAGCCTGCTTCGCCCTGTCCCGTCCCGAGGAGCTGCGCAACTGGCACGCCCCCATCCTCCCCTGTAATAACGCACCGTGGGACCGACTGGAAaccaactccccccccccccccccatcacatgAGGACACCAAACACTCAGAGAAACCAGTGCTTTTTCTTCACAACAAGACTGTAGTGTTTCTGAAATGAGGCTGGGACGCGTTTTATGATGCGGTCATCAGCACTTTGGGATATTGTCCATCTGGAGCAGTGTCTCCAAACAGAAGAGTTTCTACTGTCAGTTGCATCTCAGGCTGTTTAATGTGAAATCACTGGTTCGGTTGTATGGAAACAAGAAGCAGAAAGTATCTGGGCAGCACTACAGAGCCTAACTGATGGTTATACAACAACAAACCGCACCGTTTAGCTGGAGGCGCACGTCAACACTGCCCCCTACTGGATAACCACTGATTTAAACTCTACAGCCTGTAGTGTCTTCATATGACCACACGGTGGCAGTAAAGTCACACTGATGGAGGATCTGCTCTCATGAAAACATGCCTGCAGCCACTGGGGGCACCGGCGAGCAGCCATAAAAAAGAGTCTTGCCTCTTCCAGGTATTAAAATTATGAAAGCATCTTCTCTACATTTCCAGAATTTTATTAAATACTTGAGGAAAATAAAGCCTGAGGCTTAAAAGAGACGTTTAGTTAAAAGACACAACAAAGAgttatttcatacatttattgagattttttttcttccatattGACTTGAAAATGTTTACAGAAACTGTACCGAGCATACGCATAGCAATGGAATCAAAGGCCATGTCCATTGAATGCACAACATAACTccataaaaatgttgcaaataTCAATGTAATACACataaatgattgtttttttcatacAAATTACAGGttacaaaaacataaatgaGATCTTTTCAATATGCcctgaagcagctgctgaaaACACAGAGGGTACGAGGACGTTTCAGCACGTCTGTACAGCGCGAGCGGCCCCGGCGGTTCGAACGCTTGCTGATGGAAGGGAAACACGAGACGTGCACATTCACACGCACACTCGCTGAAATCAGTCATTCCAAACATGATAAGGATGAACACGACGAGAAGCAGAAATAATATCCAGCGTGCTTCGGaggggtttgttttttttatcttctttttatatatatttatatatatttatatatatatatatagactagTTTCTGATTTCCAACAGACTTCAAAGAGCAGAATCTGGGCCTTCTAGTGTTTCTGGTCTTTTGTGTCACACACAGCAGTCACACACCGAGGTCAGGTGATAGTGGTGCAGCGACCGACTTAGCCACTGTAACAGATCCCTCCGTGGATTGGATTTGAATGATTGTAGTGTTTCAAAAAGACCCCGGAGCTCGAGCCATTTCCTGGTGAAATTGTGCAAGCAGAGAAGTTCCacgagaaaagaaaagaaaacaaacactttccaCTCTGCTGGGATCGCTCGTTAGTGTTTGTGCCCCCTAAGGAGAGTccggagaaagagaagaggattGTCGTCCATTTTCTCCTCTCGAGTATTAGTGTCTGGTGGATTGTTTGCAAATAAACGATTGTGACTATTCATAAGTGCAACAGagattaaacatattaaaataaccACGGGATAAAAACCAAAGTAATGGAAGCAATAAAACATTGAAAGCATCTAAAAGCTACATCCTATTGCACAAGTAAAAATTATGATACAAAACAAATGGAGACAGTCAAAGAGGACAAAAATTGGTATTGCATACATATCAAggaaattaatattaaaaaaagttaaagtagtgtgttttgtcttttaagACCGTCACTCATTTACTGAGCCCACTCTCGTTACAGCAAaagtatgagagagagagagagagagagagagagagagagagagagagagagagagagagagagagagagagagagagagagagagagagagagagagagagagagagagagagagagagagagcgctcaACGGGTTGATTGTTTGTCATCGCCttgtttaagtttaaagacCACTTCTTGGTGTGGTCGCAACAGACAGGATTTCTAAACACTGATTTTAATCGGTTCAAAGTGCacatagagagaaagagggaaagaaaatccGTTCAAAACATTGCTATGCTCATGAGGACGAAACATgacacaaactgacaaagaTGGAGATTAATAAAAACGCAGGAACAGAAGCGGATGAGAAGGCTGCATAGCTGGATTCCATTTAAAGCAATGCCATCATTAGAAAGACACACGGGAGCGAGACAAACCTAATTACTGTACACGATCAGACTCCACTCTGCACTCCATAGCTTCCTCTTGCTGATTCAGAGCCCGCGGCTCAACAGAGAGAAACCAAACCgctctgtttgttcttttttttttctttcagtattGTCAGAGGGTCCGAGTTCACACATGCGTGTCGCTGGGCTCGCTGGCCAAGCTCCCCCCCCGCAGGTAGATAGCCGAGCTGGACTTGGGCCGGTTCTGACCGTGGCCTTGACCGTGGGCCGAGCCGTTGTTGTTGACCTCCGGCCCCCTGGTGTCTGTGGAGATGACCCACGTGGTGGGCCGCCACTTCTTCAGAGAATAAGGTGTTTTGACGCGCTTCTTAATCTTATCGCCTGTGCCCAAGGCTCCGTCCGGCTGTAACAAGCCTGCTTCTGGAAAACAGGAAGGAACAGAGATCAGTGACCTGGGGCCACTTTTCACACCAGGGTACATGAAACATAAAGTGATAGCAGTCATGTGAGGAGCAGGTAAGTGTCCTGAGCTGCTGTTAGACATGTGCTGCTGTCTggaggtgtgggtgtgtggagTCACCTAGTGAGGCCAGGTCCTGTGTGGTGAAGGACAGGTCCAGGGAGTTGGGTCTCTCCGGCCTGCGGGCCCTGGGCTGCCTGAGCAGGGCCTCTCCTCTCATGATGACAGGTGCTGTCTCCACGGCAACAGGCCCGGAGCCCAAGCTGTCTCCTTGGGGCCCCGTGGTTTCCCTGCTTCCTCCTTCTCCGCTCCCGCCCTCCTCCCCTCCGTCGCTCTCTCCTCCGCTCTCACCTTCCCCCTGGCCCTGGCcggtgttgctgttgttgttgttggtgttgggCCGCGCGGAGCGGAGGGCGGCGGCGCTGGAGGAGGCGTCTCTCAGGTCCGGCTGCTCTCGCTCTCGGCTCAGAAGCGGCTCGTGTTCGTCGGGGCTGGCGGTGATGACCCCGAGGCTCAGGCGGCTGTCGTCCGACCGCAGGACTCCGGAGCCGTTCTGAGTTACGCCGGATCCTCCGTAACCGGTCGCTCCGCCTGCAGCCATGGAGGAGCTGGCATGACCATTGGCGGCGCCGTTAGCGCTGCCGTTGACATGCGTGTCTCGCAGGGCGGGTATGTTGTTGGTGCCCGGGCCCCGATGAGCCTCCACActtgtgtttgtgcctgttACTGCACCAATGTTCAGCTTTGCTGCCTCCACCTGCCGCAGGTTGGACTTCCCGGAGCGTCCGAACTTGAACCTGAGAGAAGACGACGACGACTCCTTCTTGGTGGGCTTGGTGCGCAGGGGCAGGCTGGACGGCCTCTTGGGCAGGTTCTGCTGTTTAGGCAGGGGGAAGATGGTGGTGGGCATGGGGGCAGCAGTGTCTGACGTGCCCGAGGCCTCAGTCGCCATCTTGATGAGAGGGTAAAGAAGGCTGGAGCTCCCGGGGCTCAGTGGGTCCGGTGAGCAGAACTGCTTCTGCGAGTGCTCCATCAGATTCTCGTCCGAGCTCTCCTTCAGGTTCTTGTCCACCTCTTTCGGGTCCAGCTTGGTGGTCTCCAGGTCTTCCTGTGTCAGGTGGAGGCAGACAGGGACTGTGGGGACCCCTGCCGGCCCCTCGGTCTCAgagatgatggtggtggtggtggtggaggctgAGGGGCTTCCTCTCAGACCcatgctggtgctgctgccctcCGGGCTGGGCAGACGGGCGTTGGCTTGCTGCTGGCGCTCCTGATTGATGGagttcctgtttctctccccgGTCCCGGCCACGGCTCGGCCGCTCAAAGAGCCAGTGGTGTCGGTCTGCGTGTTCTTGGCCACACCCTCATTCTCTTCGATGTAGGTGGATGGGTGGTCTGCGTACGGGCCGGACTTTGGCGTCATACgatttctgaaaaacaaaccaaaaaaaactatcagaaacatgaaaccTTGGAATGATGAACGAAGCGTCGCCGCAGGAGCAGATGTGTGTTTACCTCTCGTTGTGCAGAGTGGTGGACATGGGGTTGAGGGTGGGGCTCACAGACTTGGAGCGGTCCCATATGAGGAGCAGCTCTGCCAGTCGCTCCTCGGCACACTGGGCGGTGAGGCGGGCCTCGGCGTCCTGGTCCCAGCAGTCCTCCATCGTCTCCTTCAGGGAGCGGACGGCCTGGCGAGAGACGCAGTGTTAAAGGACATTTCAATCCAGGGCTTCAAACTGCACAATCTGCTGACTGTTATCTTcaactcctctttctctctctctctcacacacatttaccaaactgttttctttccagGCCTCAGGGAATTTGGGCCGTTGCTTCTCCCTGGATACCAGGACCTGCATGTCCTCAAACGTTGGGTGGTTCCCTGCCTCTGCCTGGAACGCCATCTGGTACTCCGGCACAGACTCTCCTGGAGGCAGGGCAGGatggggagaggaaggaggcgAATTAGATATCTTTCCATGCAGCagaaatattgatttttttgttcctgaATGTGCATTTTTATTCTCAATAAACAAACGCTTCTGTCTGCTGGAAGCCTGTTTTTTGCAGCCTGCTGGACGTGGCGTGGGAGAGGCTCAGTcgtgtgttgtttgtgataATGACGGTCGTAAATACGTGATGCATGTGTGTTACAGGCAACCAAATCGACTCCAAACAGCTTGTGTCTGTCGTTCTCACCGGGGAAAAGGTCAGTGCATCTCATGAAGGTCTCCCAGTAGACCAGGCCCAGGGCGTACATGTCCACCTGCTTCAGCGCCGACTCGCAGTCCCTCAGGTTCACCGCTCCCTCCAGCACCTCGGGGGCCATGTAGCGGATTGTCCCGACCTGGAGCCAGGCAGAATAACTGGAGGTGTTAAGACACTGCAGACCCAAAACAAGCTGTCCTCCTGCGCTGTCTTGCTTTGGTGAGGACCAGAGGACACACAGGCTTCTCTGTGATTTCAACCTCACACTGTGGTACACTCACCTCACTTATAGCCGTGTTCTCCTCCTCGCCGTGACGCGCCGGCCTGTTTCCAGTCAGCTTCATGGACAGGCCGAAATCGATGATGACGCATGTGCCGTCCATTTTCACCAGGATGTTCCGGCTGTTCAGGTCCCTGTGGGACACCGCCGGCTTGTACAAGTCTTGATGGAtgaagaaaggagaagagagattgaTCAGGAGAAGACGCAGGAAACAACAAGTGGGCTAATCTAtcataaattaaacatttaagcCCAAAATGTTCCCTACAGGGCATCAAGGCCGTTTTGTGGTGTTTGCTAATGAATGATAACATCCAGAAAATCCTCATATTGCTTTCCATTCTCCCTCATTACTCATTGTTCCCCACAATGAAGCTGAATTGTCAACAGACACTCTAAACCCACTAATCTAATCTGTAACAATGGGATTAAGACCATATCACTGTGGCCTCCGCCTGCAGTATTTTATCGTCCAGCAGAGGGTGCAGTGGGGGAGGGCGTCTGGAAGTTGAGGCAGTCGCCACAGTTTTCTGCCACTGATGTGCAGGAAGAGTGGGGGAGGATGGCGGCTGTACCAAAGCCCGAGAGATTCTGCTGTTAGCAGCGACACGCAGGGCTAACaaacaccaccccccccccccctctctctctcctccgtcacTTCCACACTCCGTCCCTCACTTTAAACTAGCAGGAGAGGAAGTTGGGAGATGGAGACCCGTGATTTTAATGGACACGCTTGTATACAGAATAATCCCTCTTCCTTCAGCGTGTTATGTCGTACACTCTTCTGAGCCTGTTTGATGTGTATCTGTCCTGATGAAGGGAAAGCAGGAGCAGGGCCGCGTGCCGGCGCTGAGCCTGAGCTGCGGTGAAGTGAAAAGAAAACGAACAGTGGAGGTTGGGTTCAGTTGTCACTTCTCCGTCCGCAGACGCGTTTCACAGAGACGCAGGAGTATTCACACGCAATCTGAATCCCTATCTCGCCTTCCTTCCCCCGGCTTTGTCCCTCTCTTCGTTTTTCACTCTCTCCGGGCCTAGCTTGAGGCCAGTCTATAAATACTCACGGCTGGGCGTGGACgcagtgtgtgcgagtgtgtgtttgtcgaaACGCAGGGACGTGAGGTGCTCCAAGCCAAACAGACCCACGTGGAGCTGCAGTGTGCAGCTCGTAAGGAGGCTCAGCGAGGCAGTGAGACGGGATAGGGCGAGtaatacactcacacactctttaAAGCCTCTCCAAATAATCTCAGCTAACTAAATCTCACAAATAACGCTCAGTTCTTCAGCTTTTTGTTTCCATGGCGTCCTCCAGCTCACCTCCTTTGAAGAGCTCCGTGTGCAGGTACGCTAGGCCCCGGGTGACGGAGTGGGCGAGCCGGCAGCTGCTGATCCAGTCGCTGGTCTGGATGCCCAGGTAGCGGTTCAGTGAGCCCTGAGGAAGACATGGGGGAAGGAGATGAGAGATAAGAGAGACGCACAAGAATATGGAATAACAGCAACAACACTCTGCATCAGGTCTCACTTATAAAAGGGAAAATTGGTTGagcttatatatataatataatatttcactGCCAGCAAAGACCTAGGACCAGCCCTGAGTTGTGATGCTTTTGGaggaaaaacattaaatgtgaaATGATGGCGTGAGAACTTGTCACAAAGATGTTGATGATGTCATATGAGGTCAAGGTTTAACTggtgattagattagattagattagatttctttatttatccacacaacggggaaattcacttgttacagcagtaaaagagaaaaacagaatttaaataacagtgccgaagcacaat
Proteins encoded:
- the LOC132996638 gene encoding bone morphogenetic protein receptor type-2-like isoform X2, with protein sequence MAAGRITMKSLAKFGFCLTILLTSVAAAQGEERECAFTDQQQPLGVDRVAGGEGRVSPENTTIRCAKGGHCFGLWEKSPPGEVRLVKQGCWTHLGDDQACRDDRCVVTNLPPQIQNGTYHFCCCGSDMCNVNFTEDFPMPSPTTAQPLYPQTLRYEETVIIALATVSVMAVVAVAAFFGYRMMHGGGKQGLHNLNMMEAAGSESSLDLDNLKLLELIGRGRYGTVYCGALDERPVAVKVFTAANRQNFLNECSIYRLPLLEHDNIARFVAADERTGLEGRTEYLLVMDYYPHGSLNRYLGIQTSDWISSCRLAHSVTRGLAYLHTELFKGDLYKPAVSHRDLNSRNILVKMDGTCVIIDFGLSMKLTGNRPARHGEEENTAISEVGTIRYMAPEVLEGAVNLRDCESALKQVDMYALGLVYWETFMRCTDLFPGESVPEYQMAFQAEAGNHPTFEDMQVLVSREKQRPKFPEAWKENSLAVRSLKETMEDCWDQDAEARLTAQCAEERLAELLLIWDRSKSVSPTLNPMSTTLHNERNRMTPKSGPYADHPSTYIEENEGVAKNTQTDTTGSLSGRAVAGTGERNRNSINQERQQQANARLPSPEGSSTSMGLRGSPSASTTTTTIISETEGPAGVPTVPVCLHLTQEDLETTKLDPKEVDKNLKESSDENLMEHSQKQFCSPDPLSPGSSSLLYPLIKMATEASGTSDTAAPMPTTIFPLPKQQNLPKRPSSLPLRTKPTKKESSSSSLRFKFGRSGKSNLRQVEAAKLNIGAVTGTNTSVEAHRGPGTNNIPALRDTHVNGSANGAANGHASSSMAAGGATGYGGSGVTQNGSGVLRSDDSRLSLGVITASPDEHEPLLSREREQPDLRDASSSAAALRSARPNTNNNNSNTGQGQGEGESGGESDGGEEGGSGEGGSRETTGPQGDSLGSGPVAVETAPVIMRGEALLRQPRARRPERPNSLDLSFTTQDLASLAGLLQPDGALGTGDKIKKRVKTPYSLKKWRPTTWVISTDTRGPEVNNNGSAHGQGHGQNRPKSSSAIYLRGGSLASEPSDTHV
- the LOC132996638 gene encoding bone morphogenetic protein receptor type-2-like isoform X1, with the translated sequence MAAGRITMKSLAKFGFCLTILLTSVAAAQGEERECAFTDQQQPLGVDRVAGGEGRVSPENTTIRCAKGGHCFGLWEKSPPGEVRLVKQGCWTHLGDDQACRDDRCVVTNLPPQIQNGTYHFCCCGSDMCNVNFTEDFPMPSPTTAQPLYPQTLRYEETVIIALATVSVMAVVAVAAFFGYRMMHGGGKQGLHNLNMMEAAGSESSLDLDNLKLLELIGRGRYGTVYCGALDERPVAVKVFTAANRQNFLNECSIYRLPLLEHDNIARFVAADERTGLEGRTEYLLVMDYYPHGSLNRYLGIQTSDWISSCRLAHSVTRGLAYLHTELFKGDLYKPAVSHRDLNSRNILVKMDGTCVIIDFGLSMKLTGNRPARHGEEENTAISEVGTIRYMAPEVLEGAVNLRDCESALKQVDMYALGLVYWETFMRCTDLFPGESVPEYQMAFQAEAGNHPTFEDMQVLVSREKQRPKFPEAWKENSLAVRSLKETMEDCWDQDAEARLTAQCAEERLAELLLIWDRSKSVSPTLNPMSTTLHNERNRMTPKSGPYADHPSTYIEENEGVAKNTQTDTTGSLSGRAVAGTGERNRNSINQERQQQANARLPSPEGSSTSMGLRGSPSASTTTTTIISETEGPAGVPTVPVCLHLTQEDLETTKLDPKEVDKNLKESSDENLMEHSQKQFCSPDPLSPGSSSLLYPLIKMATEASGTSDTAAPMPTTIFPLPKQQNLPKRPSSLPLRTKPTKKESSSSSLRFKFGRSGKSNLRQVEAAKLNIGAVTGTNTSVEAHRGPGTNNIPALRDTHVNGSANGAANGHASSSMAAGGATGYGGSGVTQNGSGVLRSDDSRLSLGVITASPDEHEPLLSREREQPDLRDASSSAAALRSARPNTNNNNSNTGQGQGEGESGGESDGGEEGGSGEGGSRETTGPQGDSLGSGPVAVETAPVIMRGEALLRQPRARRPERPNSLDLSFTTQDLASLEAGLLQPDGALGTGDKIKKRVKTPYSLKKWRPTTWVISTDTRGPEVNNNGSAHGQGHGQNRPKSSSAIYLRGGSLASEPSDTHV